The window CCGACAACGAGCCCGGTGAAGTCTCAAAAGCCCTTTCTCCCGTACAAATGCACACGTTGGACAACGGGCTGAGAGTTCTTCTCCAAAACGATGAGACTCTGCCCATGGTGGCGATTCGCCTGTACGGAGATGGAGGAACCCGCTACGACCCCCCTGAAGAGCCTGGGCTGTGCCACTTTATGGCAAGAATGCTGACTCGGGGCGCCGGGGACCTGACCGCAAACGACATCGATCGGCGAGTGGAGGACATGGGTGCGGAGTTGGCTTCGGGTTCCGGACGCAACACCTACTATCTGCGAGGAGACGCCCTGAAAGCCGACTTCGAACGGATGATGGAACTCATGGCTACGGTGCTGACGGGACCCACTTTTCCAGAGGAAGAAATCTCGAAACTCAGGCAGGACACTCTGTTGGCCATCCATCGTATGGACGAGAATTGGGTACAGGAGGTGGACCGGATCTTCCGGCGGAGTCAGTTCGATAAGGACCACCTGAAAAACGATATCCTTGGCGATACGACATCGGTTTCCGCCCTTACGCGACCGGAACTCGTCCGTTTCCATAAGGAGCTCATCCAACCGAATCACATGGTGCTGGCCGTTTTCGGAGATGTCAAGACCGACGAAGTCATTCCAGTGATTGAGAAAACGTTTGGAAAACTCAAAGCCGCAGAGCTTCCATCCGTAGAGGAGTATCCTCGAGAATTCCAGATTAAACAGGATGAGGTCATAAGCAGGAAGGATGAAAAAACCGCCAGCGGCATCATGGTGGTTTACCAGGGAATTCCCCTTCTGGACCCACGAAGACCCTTTATGGACGTAATCGACGTCATGGAATCGGGCAGGCGCTATCCGGGAGGTTGGTTGTTCGACTCGCTTCGGGGCGGCGACAAGAGTCTCGTTTATGTTGTATCCGGATACCCGGTATACCATTTTCAGGGTGGCTTCTATGAGATCCTCGCTCAATCGGCTCCTAAGGACTCGGAGGAAGTGATAGGGGTAATCAGAACCCAGATGGCGAAGCTTGCGGCCGGCGGTTTTTCCGAGGAAGAACTCGAGCAGGCCAAAGACCTCTGTATAACCGCGCACAAGATCTCGCTGGATACGCTGTCCAGTCGTGCGGATTCGGCTGCTCTGGATGAACTCGTCGGACTGGGCTACAACTATTCCCAAGAATATCCCGCTCTGATCCGCAGCGTCACGCGCGAGTCGGTGATCGATCTGTCAAAGTTGTTATTCGGAGCGGCGGTCGTGGTGAAGACGGAGCCCGCCGGACAAACCGGTGACGTTGCTTACTCGACCGGCCGTTGATAGCAACGTGGCCCGACTCGAAAGAAACGGCCCTGCGAACTCCTCGGGAAGAAACGGTAGCCATGGCCTTATCGTTTCTACGGAAGGCATTTCCTGTCCCGCCTTGGAGAGGCCCAAAGCGGGCCAAAAGGGGATCAGTGATGGGAAGAAGACCATAGCTCACATTCGCGAATAAACCGAATGGGGCGGATCATAAAGTAGAAAACGGAAAGCGCCGGCGGCAACCGTCTGTAGGTTACGTCCGTGGGTGTGGGGCCAAGCATGGAAAGCAGCAGACGACATTTCCGATGCGCGCCGGACGTGAGGCGGAAGTAGAACCATTTGCTCTTCAATCTCCACGAAAGGTTCTCCGTGTCCGAGAACATTTGCCCGCGTACCCACGAGGCCAAAGACGGTACGATGGGGTCGGTTCGAGCGGCACGATGAACGGTCTCGGGGATTTCCACGCCCGTCAGTTCTGAGGCAAGAAACAAACTCAGAAGAAGTATGCGCCGCTGACTGATTGTTTTCACACGAGAGAGCGTCCGGAACAGGTCCCTCTCCTTGTAACGCTCTACCCATCTTCCAATGTCACATACCCAACGAAGGCTTCTCCAATGGTGTCGCACTCCATGCACGGAGAGGGCCAGCAGCAAGTCCTCCGGGGAAATCATCGGAACCGGCTTCCCTGCGAGAAGCGTCGTTTCTTTGCGCTCCCAGAATCGGTCCATATCTATGCCGAAAAAGTACCAGGTCCGGGCCAAAGCCCAGTGGATCTCGATTGGTATGCC of the Deltaproteobacteria bacterium genome contains:
- a CDS encoding nucleotidyltransferase family protein → MERIVGGGPEQELLLWCAKLGSDEEGERTIEHLLRQRLDWAYLVRMSDSHGMTPLLYSKIRRLRPRNIPNDVLSRMRGSYRFSAWRSVWCTQKLIGILDLLSSRGIEAIPFKGPALARILYENPALRSFGDLDLLVRRRDLDESKQVLLSSGYHLEFDQDRLPPHEFHLTFVDRQGIPIEIHWALARTWYFFGIDMDRFWERKETTLLAGKPVPMISPEDLLLALSVHGVRHHWRSLRWVCDIGRWVERYKERDLFRTLSRVKTISQRRILLLSLFLASELTGVEIPETVHRAARTDPIVPSLASWVRGQMFSDTENLSWRLKSKWFYFRLTSGAHRKCRLLLSMLGPTPTDVTYRRLPPALSVFYFMIRPIRFIRECELWSSSHH